A section of the Chryseobacterium ginsenosidimutans genome encodes:
- a CDS encoding DEAD/DEAH box helicase, producing the protein MELESIYQKLQIQDMNQMQKSTYKTTANNQDVVLLSPTGSGKTLAFLFPVLRNLKKNTPGIQTLILIPSRELALQIEQVFKSMGTDFKVSVCYGGHDKKIEVNNLIQAPSVLIGTPGRIVYHLRNNNFDPKTIQTLVLDEFDKALELGFHKDMEFISNSLKNLSQRILTSATAMDEIPEFTGLKNEKIVDFLKLGEAKPDIQLKKVMTISEEKLDTLFSLICKIGNKRTLIFCNHREAVDRISELLREKGIDRETFHGGMEQDERERALLKFKNDSARILITTDLASRGLDVPEVESIVHYQLPYKEDAFIHRNGRTARMNAKGFAYLIMTAEENFPFIKNDTPEESVEGFNTIPEKPYFQTIYISAGKKDKVNKVDIVGYLIKKGELQKEELGLIEVKDTTSYVAVSRKKVNALLNKLSNEKLKGKKVKMEIAY; encoded by the coding sequence ATGGAATTAGAATCAATATATCAAAAACTGCAGATTCAGGATATGAATCAGATGCAGAAATCTACATATAAAACTACCGCAAACAACCAAGATGTTGTTTTGCTCTCTCCTACCGGTTCAGGAAAAACGCTTGCTTTTTTGTTTCCTGTTTTGAGAAATCTTAAGAAGAATACACCTGGAATTCAGACTTTGATCTTAATCCCTTCAAGAGAATTGGCATTGCAGATTGAGCAGGTTTTCAAATCGATGGGAACAGATTTTAAAGTTTCCGTTTGTTATGGCGGTCACGATAAAAAGATTGAGGTTAATAATTTAATTCAAGCTCCGTCAGTTTTAATCGGAACGCCGGGAAGAATTGTTTACCATTTAAGAAATAATAATTTCGATCCGAAAACGATTCAAACGTTGGTATTGGATGAATTTGATAAAGCCTTGGAACTGGGTTTTCATAAAGATATGGAATTCATTTCTAATTCTTTAAAAAATCTTTCGCAAAGAATTCTTACCTCTGCAACAGCAATGGATGAAATTCCGGAGTTTACGGGATTGAAAAATGAAAAAATTGTTGATTTTTTAAAATTAGGTGAAGCAAAACCGGATATTCAGTTAAAAAAAGTAATGACGATTTCTGAAGAAAAATTGGATACTTTATTTAGTCTGATCTGTAAAATCGGGAACAAAAGAACGCTTATTTTCTGTAATCACAGAGAAGCAGTCGACAGAATTTCTGAGCTTTTACGTGAAAAAGGGATCGATAGAGAAACCTTTCATGGCGGAATGGAACAGGACGAAAGAGAACGTGCTTTGCTGAAATTCAAAAACGATTCTGCAAGAATTTTAATTACAACTGATCTTGCTTCAAGAGGTTTAGACGTTCCGGAAGTTGAATCTATTGTTCATTATCAATTACCTTATAAAGAAGATGCTTTTATTCACAGAAACGGTCGTACAGCGAGAATGAATGCAAAAGGTTTTGCTTATCTCATTATGACTGCGGAAGAAAATTTCCCATTCATTAAAAACGATACTCCGGAAGAAAGTGTTGAAGGTTTCAATACAATTCCTGAAAAGCCGTATTTCCAGACCATCTACATCAGTGCAGGGAAAAAAGATAAGGTGAATAAAGTGGATATTGTAGGATATTTGATTAAGAAAGGTGAACTTCAAAAAGAAGAACTTGGTTTGATCGAAGTAAAAGATACTACTTCTTATGTTGCAGTTTCAAGAAAGAAAGTCAATGCTTTGTTGAATAAATTGAGCAATGAAAAATTGAAAGGCAAGAAAGTCAAAATGGAAATTGCCTATTAA
- a CDS encoding helix-turn-helix domain-containing protein translates to MKIYKDFASYNLGIGLSKPLDNDIDVGYYDPPKIIVDCEAVVVDFYRISIKIKYKRKSTPDIEPVSAVFFNTPDLVIEPGWDAEPTYTGMYLQLSKKIIEENRFLFKTYLDYGQHEALYLTDDEVEEVSAIFRLMMKYYENEKRNFSVLISYVNVLVSLVEAFYKRQFSTDPKQYNHIITDFQQSLIDYYNQPVKQLPNVQYFADKLGLTANYLGDIVKHFTQKSALENIHDFVIKRAKELLIENQKMNTTEIAYELGFEYPNYFSKFFKKQVNLTPKEFRLQSMNRN, encoded by the coding sequence ATGAAAATCTATAAAGACTTCGCTTCTTACAATCTGGGAATTGGTTTGTCAAAACCTTTGGATAATGATATAGATGTTGGTTATTACGATCCGCCGAAAATAATTGTAGACTGTGAAGCGGTGGTCGTGGATTTTTACAGAATTTCGATTAAAATAAAATACAAGAGAAAGTCTACACCAGATATTGAGCCAGTTTCTGCCGTGTTTTTCAATACGCCAGATTTAGTAATCGAGCCTGGCTGGGACGCTGAACCCACTTACACGGGAATGTATCTGCAGCTTTCCAAAAAAATCATTGAAGAAAACAGGTTTTTGTTCAAAACATATTTGGATTACGGACAGCACGAAGCATTGTATTTAACTGATGATGAGGTGGAAGAAGTGAGCGCCATTTTCAGATTGATGATGAAATATTACGAAAACGAAAAACGAAATTTCAGTGTTTTGATTTCATATGTAAATGTTCTGGTATCGTTGGTAGAAGCATTTTACAAAAGACAATTTTCTACCGATCCGAAACAGTATAATCATATTATTACCGATTTTCAGCAAAGTTTGATTGACTATTATAATCAACCTGTAAAACAGCTTCCTAATGTGCAATATTTTGCAGATAAATTGGGTCTTACTGCTAATTATCTGGGTGACATTGTAAAACATTTTACACAAAAGTCGGCTTTGGAAAACATCCACGATTTTGTGATAAAAAGAGCCAAAGAATTATTAATAGAGAATCAAAAAATGAACACGACCGAAATAGCTTATGAGCTTGGTTTTGAATATCCGAATTACTTTTCAAAATTCTTCAAAAAGCAGGTCAATCTTACACCAAAAGAATTCCGATTGCAATCGATGAACAGAAATTAA
- a CDS encoding SMP-30/gluconolactonase/LRE family protein: MKNIFKIGLIGLVFALVNCKSVNYSKMFYDGVKPEKISDQFSFAEGPSSDKEGNVYFTDQPNDKIYYWDWKTNKIVEFLDKTGRANGTHFDKDDNLITCSDDKGEIWKISKDKKIQVLLKNFEGKRLNGPNDVWNDEFGGMYFTDPLYERDYWVNFKQEISHKSLYYRNKNGKIDKLETFTQPNGIVGSEKFKKLYVSDIDAGKTYVYDILGEGKLSEKRLFCEMGSDGMTLDKDGNLYLTGKGVHIFNRDGKKMYQIPIDEDWTSNVTFGGENNETLFITASKSVYILPTKVKGVR; encoded by the coding sequence ATGAAAAATATCTTTAAAATAGGTTTAATTGGTTTGGTTTTCGCATTAGTAAATTGCAAATCAGTAAATTATAGCAAAATGTTTTATGATGGAGTAAAACCGGAGAAAATTTCGGATCAATTTAGTTTTGCGGAGGGACCGTCTTCGGATAAAGAAGGAAATGTTTATTTTACCGATCAGCCAAATGATAAAATCTATTATTGGGACTGGAAAACAAATAAAATTGTTGAATTTCTCGATAAAACAGGGCGTGCCAACGGAACTCATTTCGACAAAGATGATAATCTGATTACCTGTTCAGATGACAAAGGTGAAATCTGGAAAATTTCTAAAGACAAAAAAATTCAGGTTTTATTGAAAAATTTCGAAGGAAAAAGACTGAACGGTCCGAATGATGTCTGGAATGATGAATTTGGCGGAATGTATTTTACCGATCCTTTATATGAGAGAGATTATTGGGTGAATTTTAAACAGGAAATTTCTCATAAAAGTCTATATTATCGAAATAAAAACGGAAAAATTGATAAATTAGAAACTTTCACTCAGCCCAATGGAATCGTAGGAAGCGAGAAGTTTAAAAAGCTATATGTTTCGGATATTGATGCCGGCAAAACTTATGTCTATGATATTTTGGGTGAAGGTAAATTATCTGAAAAAAGGCTTTTCTGTGAAATGGGATCGGATGGAATGACATTAGACAAGGACGGAAACCTTTACTTAACAGGGAAAGGAGTGCATATTTTCAACCGTGACGGAAAGAAAATGTATCAGATTCCGATTGATGAAGATTGGACTTCTAATGTAACGTTCGGAGGGGAAAATAACGAAACTTTATTCATCACCGCTTCAAAATCGGTTTATATTTTACCGACAAAGGTGAAAGGAGTGAGATAA